In Aciduliprofundum sp. MAR08-339, a single window of DNA contains:
- a CDS encoding DHH family phosphoesterase — protein MDGFLKRAKEIADKIREADYIVVVSHIDADGITSGSIAARALERLNKEFRVDFVKQLDERKIEELKDENPSLVWFTDLGSGMVHLMYGLNAVITDHHVPSSLNVIIPKSARRNLSSFFEELSKSDVLQLNPHVFNREGAVDISGAGTTYFVARELDRRNVDLSALAIVGAIGDMQDSENLRLTGTNRVILKEAKEHGYVDYFLDARFFGRETRPIHKMLQYSTDPLLPTLTGDERRCISFLKSLGIPLKREKWRRWVDLSMEERRLILSELVKLILRMGYGHEMAERLIGEVYVLVREERGTPLRDAKEFATLLNACGRYNKAFIGYKVCLGDRDEYYKKALSMLNHHRKNLVEGVNFVKEIGIVKRENLQYFHAGENINENIVGIVASMLLTEEDNRDLPIIAFANSDDGNIKVSARAPRVLVDRGLDLSIIMREASAQVGGFGGGHNIAAGATIPRGKEEEFIDIVEKMIKKQLQK, from the coding sequence GTGGATGGTTTTTTAAAAAGAGCAAAAGAGATTGCGGATAAAATAAGAGAGGCAGACTACATAGTTGTTGTAAGCCACATTGATGCCGACGGTATCACCTCGGGAAGCATAGCAGCCCGTGCCCTGGAGCGCCTGAATAAGGAGTTTCGTGTTGATTTTGTTAAGCAGTTAGATGAGAGAAAAATAGAAGAACTCAAGGATGAGAATCCCTCATTGGTATGGTTCACAGACCTGGGCAGTGGGATGGTTCACCTCATGTACGGGCTCAATGCCGTTATCACCGACCACCATGTTCCCAGCAGTTTAAATGTTATAATTCCAAAATCTGCAAGGAGAAATCTCTCATCCTTCTTTGAAGAATTATCCAAAAGTGATGTGCTGCAGCTCAATCCCCATGTGTTCAACCGTGAGGGGGCAGTGGATATTAGCGGCGCAGGAACGACCTATTTTGTGGCAAGAGAGCTTGACAGGAGAAATGTTGACTTGAGTGCCCTCGCAATAGTTGGGGCCATTGGTGATATGCAGGATAGTGAGAACCTTCGCCTCACAGGAACAAACAGGGTCATACTTAAGGAGGCAAAGGAGCATGGTTATGTGGATTATTTCTTGGACGCCAGGTTCTTTGGTAGAGAAACAAGGCCCATACACAAAATGCTTCAGTACTCCACAGACCCTTTGTTGCCAACGCTCACAGGTGATGAAAGGAGATGCATATCGTTCCTGAAGAGTCTGGGAATACCCCTAAAGAGGGAGAAATGGAGGAGATGGGTGGATCTAAGCATGGAGGAAAGGAGACTCATACTCTCAGAACTTGTGAAACTTATCCTGAGGATGGGATACGGGCATGAGATGGCAGAGCGGCTCATAGGCGAGGTGTACGTGCTTGTTAGGGAGGAGAGGGGTACCCCTCTGAGAGACGCCAAGGAATTTGCTACCCTTCTAAATGCCTGTGGAAGGTACAACAAGGCGTTTATTGGCTACAAGGTATGCCTTGGTGATAGGGACGAGTACTACAAGAAGGCCTTGAGCATGCTAAATCATCACAGGAAAAACCTTGTTGAAGGTGTGAACTTCGTGAAGGAAATAGGAATTGTAAAGCGTGAAAATCTGCAATATTTCCACGCAGGAGAGAATATCAATGAGAACATTGTGGGTATTGTAGCTTCTATGCTGCTCACAGAGGAGGATAATAGGGATCTGCCCATAATAGCCTTTGCCAACAGCGATGATGGAAATATAAAGGTTTCCGCGAGGGCCCCAAGGGTTCTCGTGGATAGGGGCCTGGATCTCTCCATCATAATGAGAGAGGCTTCCGCGCAAGTGGGAGGATTTGGAGGTGGGCACAATATTGCTGCAGGGGCCACCATACCAAGGGGCAAGGAAGAGGAGTTCATTGATATAGTTGAAAAAATGATAAAAAAGCAACTGCAGAAATGA
- a CDS encoding translation initiation factor IF-2 subunit beta: MTDMYDYESLLHRVREALPEDVTSRDRFEVPKVDVIYEGKNTIIRNFMDIVKKIDRDPMHVYKYLMRELGTAGNIQGDRLVLKGRVSHSLIQNRIDSYIKTYVICYECGSPDTELRKEGRVEILVCKACGAIRPVHGKVAVRMATAKLEEGKIYDLEITDLSRDGDGIARYGEYTIYVPGARKGEKVKVKIEKIKKDVAFGRIAS, from the coding sequence ATGACAGATATGTACGATTACGAATCCTTACTTCATCGCGTTCGTGAGGCTCTTCCCGAGGATGTCACATCCCGTGATAGGTTTGAGGTTCCTAAAGTTGATGTGATTTACGAGGGAAAGAACACGATAATAAGGAATTTTATGGATATTGTGAAAAAAATAGATCGTGATCCCATGCATGTGTACAAGTACCTTATGAGGGAACTGGGTACCGCCGGAAATATTCAGGGAGACAGGCTTGTTCTAAAGGGTAGAGTTTCACACTCGCTAATCCAGAACAGGATTGACAGTTACATAAAAACCTACGTGATATGCTACGAATGCGGCTCTCCAGATACCGAACTCAGGAAGGAGGGACGCGTAGAGATACTTGTTTGCAAGGCCTGCGGTGCCATAAGACCCGTGCATGGAAAGGTTGCAGTCAGGATGGCCACCGCAAAACTTGAAGAGGGAAAGATCTACGATCTGGAAATAACGGATCTGAGCAGGGATGGAGATGGGATAGCCAGATATGGAGAGTACACAATTTATGTCCCCGGGGCCAGAAAGGGAGAGAAGGTAAAGGTAAAAATTGAGAAAATAAAGAAGGATGTGGCATTCGGGAGGATAGCATCCTGA
- a CDS encoding PIN domain-containing protein: MKVVLDTNALMAPFEYRINIDMEIQRNLGHPDIYVPSCVLGELRKLSSRRWEARAALKLAQKYRAVDVQSPGDSGVIEAAKKLNAHVITNDQELIKKLKKEKIPVLYVSQNHLVMLND, encoded by the coding sequence ATGAAAGTGGTGCTCGATACAAATGCTCTGATGGCTCCATTTGAGTACCGTATTAACATAGATATGGAGATACAAAGGAACTTAGGCCATCCAGACATATACGTTCCTTCCTGCGTTCTAGGAGAGTTGAGGAAACTGTCAAGCAGACGATGGGAGGCAAGAGCAGCACTTAAACTGGCCCAAAAATACAGAGCGGTGGATGTGCAATCTCCAGGTGATTCGGGCGTGATAGAAGCCGCAAAAAAATTGAATGCCCACGTTATCACCAACGATCAAGAATTAATTAAAAAACTGAAAAAGGAAAAAATACCCGTGCTGTATGTGAGTCAAAACCATCTGGTGATGCTGAATGATTAA
- a CDS encoding DUF120 domain-containing protein, which translates to MINPNLLHALKNLALEGAIENFIEISTKRFGETLGISQQSASRRIRELRDEDLVEVRKFGKRIWIKLTKKGVDMLKREAMDYRRLFEIAKNIEITGEVVSGLGEGKYYIMKDGYFNQIKEKLFFEPYPGTLNVRVYARDMEKVEMLHTIPGILIKGFVSEGRTFGNVKAFLCTINGKDAAVIIPERSHYSDIIEVISDKNLREELKLEDGSIVDLIIFP; encoded by the coding sequence ATGATTAACCCAAATCTGCTACACGCACTCAAAAACCTTGCCCTTGAGGGCGCTATAGAGAATTTCATTGAGATATCCACAAAGAGATTCGGAGAGACTCTTGGAATAAGCCAGCAGAGTGCATCTCGTAGAATCAGAGAGCTCAGAGATGAGGATCTTGTTGAGGTTAGAAAATTCGGAAAGAGGATTTGGATCAAACTCACCAAGAAGGGAGTTGATATGCTGAAAAGAGAGGCCATGGATTACCGTCGGCTGTTCGAAATTGCCAAAAACATAGAGATCACAGGCGAGGTTGTGAGCGGATTGGGCGAAGGAAAGTACTACATAATGAAGGATGGATATTTCAACCAGATAAAGGAAAAATTGTTTTTTGAGCCCTATCCCGGAACCCTCAATGTTCGGGTTTATGCCAGAGATATGGAGAAGGTGGAGATGCTCCATACAATCCCTGGAATACTCATAAAGGGCTTTGTATCCGAGGGACGCACATTTGGAAATGTGAAGGCATTTCTCTGCACAATAAACGGCAAAGATGCAGCCGTAATAATCCCAGAAAGGAGCCATTACAGCGATATAATAGAGGTAATCTCAGATAAAAATTTAAGAGAGGAGTTAAAACTTGAGGACGGATCAATAGTGGACCTCATAATTTTCCCCTAA
- the pyrI gene encoding aspartate carbamoyltransferase regulatory subunit: MEEQTLKVQKIKNGIVIDHILCGMALKVLKILNIKGDIGSTVSMVMHVKSRMGCKDVVKIEDRLLEEKEIDKIALITPTATVNVIENYKVVKKHKVELPDEIRGIVRCMNPRCITNQNEPIVPEFKVVSKDPVILKCKYCEREMTGEDIIENII, translated from the coding sequence ATGGAAGAGCAAACCTTGAAGGTTCAGAAAATAAAGAATGGAATAGTCATAGACCACATTCTCTGTGGTATGGCCTTGAAGGTCCTGAAAATACTTAACATAAAGGGAGATATTGGCTCAACTGTGAGTATGGTAATGCACGTAAAGAGCAGGATGGGTTGTAAGGACGTTGTGAAAATTGAGGACAGGCTTCTGGAAGAGAAGGAAATCGATAAGATTGCACTCATAACCCCGACTGCCACGGTGAATGTGATTGAGAATTACAAGGTTGTGAAAAAGCACAAAGTAGAACTGCCCGATGAGATAAGGGGAATTGTAAGGTGCATGAATCCTAGGTGCATAACAAATCAAAACGAGCCCATAGTTCCAGAGTTTAAGGTTGTTTCCAAGGATCCGGTTATCCTAAAGTGCAAGTACTGCGAGAGGGAAATGACGGGAGAGGACATCATTGAAAACATAATTTAG
- the pyrB gene encoding aspartate carbamoyltransferase has translation MFKGRDIVSIKELSREDMERIFEVAREMVPIARGERNSDLLQGKILATLFFEPSTRTRLSFESAMHRLGGSVIGFSNPSATSISKGETLADTVRVMDSYSDVIVIRHPYEGSARLAAEFAENPVINAGDGAGQHPTQTLLDLFTMYQEFGDIRGLKIALIGDLKYGRTVHSLAYALSKLGADIYLVSPELLKMPRHIIRELQKKPVETDKIEDVMEEIDVFYVTRIQKERFPDPTEYKRVAGSYSITAELLKRAKKESIVMHPLPRVNEIAPDVDSTPHARYFQQAFNGVPVRMALLALVLGVV, from the coding sequence ATGTTCAAGGGTAGAGATATCGTCTCGATAAAGGAACTCTCCAGGGAGGATATGGAGAGAATTTTTGAGGTTGCCAGAGAGATGGTGCCCATTGCAAGGGGGGAGAGAAATAGTGATCTTCTTCAGGGGAAGATTCTTGCCACGTTGTTCTTTGAGCCGTCTACCCGAACAAGATTGTCCTTTGAATCGGCCATGCATCGGCTTGGAGGGTCCGTTATAGGATTCAGCAATCCCTCTGCCACATCCATATCCAAGGGAGAGACCTTAGCGGATACTGTGCGGGTAATGGATTCCTACAGTGATGTTATTGTGATCAGACATCCTTATGAGGGCTCGGCCAGACTTGCGGCGGAATTTGCAGAGAATCCAGTTATAAATGCAGGTGATGGAGCTGGGCAGCATCCGACCCAGACGCTACTGGACCTTTTTACAATGTATCAGGAATTTGGAGATATACGGGGATTAAAGATAGCGCTCATAGGGGATTTGAAATACGGGAGAACTGTCCATTCCCTAGCCTATGCGTTGAGCAAATTGGGTGCTGATATTTATCTCGTATCACCAGAACTTCTGAAAATGCCCAGGCACATAATAAGGGAACTGCAAAAGAAACCTGTGGAGACGGATAAAATAGAGGATGTGATGGAGGAAATTGATGTATTTTACGTCACCCGAATTCAGAAAGAGCGTTTTCCAGATCCCACGGAATACAAGAGGGTTGCAGGTTCCTATTCCATTACGGCAGAATTGCTTAAGAGGGCGAAAAAAGAATCAATAGTTATGCATCCACTCCCACGTGTCAATGAAATTGCTCCCGATGTTGATTCCACTCCCCATGCCAGATATTTTCAGCAGGCGTTTAATGGTGTACCCGTTAGAATGGCCCTACTGGCCCTCGTTCTGGGGGTGGTATAA
- a CDS encoding bifunctional oligoribonuclease/PAP phosphatase NrnA gives MHKNADLDALSSAYYLSEVLGDSVIVSDGLDKFAKNAAQVLDIPVKDNVDGYYEKIITVDTASREQLGKFGDMRIDAVYDHHESNNIEARERYVNAGYPSCAEMVYDIHRIMPSRKAAMLLIAGIISDTVWFRHANARTMQIVGELMGEYGINMKDLINLVELPINFGEKISVLKGFQRLIYRSVGDKIAIATRVSANESTVAMALLTYADVVLVASSRKNMVRIIGRSRELNLLEIFAQISEDFSCSYGGHRKAAGMSCMGDAEAILKASLKLASERLKG, from the coding sequence ATGCACAAAAATGCAGATCTTGACGCCCTTTCCTCTGCCTATTATTTGAGTGAGGTTCTTGGAGATAGTGTGATAGTATCGGATGGTCTTGACAAGTTTGCCAAGAATGCAGCCCAGGTTCTGGATATACCTGTAAAGGATAATGTGGATGGATATTATGAGAAGATCATAACTGTGGATACTGCCAGCAGGGAGCAACTGGGAAAATTTGGGGATATGAGAATTGATGCTGTGTACGATCATCACGAAAGCAACAATATTGAGGCACGAGAAAGATATGTGAATGCCGGGTATCCATCATGTGCAGAGATGGTTTACGATATACACAGGATCATGCCAAGCAGAAAGGCTGCAATGCTTCTTATTGCAGGAATTATAAGTGATACCGTCTGGTTCCGACACGCCAATGCAAGAACCATGCAAATTGTAGGTGAATTGATGGGTGAGTACGGGATAAATATGAAGGATCTGATAAATCTTGTTGAACTTCCAATTAATTTTGGTGAGAAAATCTCGGTTTTGAAGGGTTTTCAGCGTCTTATTTACAGGAGTGTTGGGGATAAAATTGCAATAGCCACCAGGGTGAGTGCCAATGAGAGCACTGTGGCAATGGCCCTACTCACCTATGCAGACGTTGTTCTTGTGGCATCATCCAGGAAGAACATGGTTCGAATAATAGGAAGGAGCAGAGAACTAAATCTTCTTGAAATTTTTGCTCAGATCTCTGAAGATTTCTCCTGTTCCTATGGAGGGCATAGAAAAGCCGCGGGAATGAGTTGCATGGGTGATGCAGAAGCGATTTTAAAAGCATCTCTGAAACTTGCCTCAGAGCGTCTTAAAGGGTAA
- a CDS encoding prefoldin subunit beta codes for MVELNLTPHLQQKLEQAQKLQGELEVIVAQRYQLEVSLKEVEKSLEELEKVEEGTPIYKHVGSILVRAKSKEEVKKELEEKREMLELRIKAVQRQQELLQKKYEEIQREFAAAYGGGAVSG; via the coding sequence ATGGTTGAACTTAACTTAACTCCCCATCTGCAGCAGAAACTTGAGCAGGCTCAAAAACTGCAGGGTGAGTTGGAAGTGATAGTGGCCCAGAGGTACCAACTTGAGGTATCTCTAAAGGAAGTTGAAAAGAGTCTTGAGGAACTTGAAAAGGTTGAGGAGGGTACGCCCATATACAAGCATGTGGGCAGCATCCTCGTCCGCGCAAAGAGCAAGGAAGAAGTGAAAAAAGAACTTGAGGAAAAGAGGGAAATGCTCGAACTCAGGATCAAGGCCGTGCAGAGACAGCAGGAACTACTGCAGAAGAAGTACGAAGAGATACAGAGGGAGTTTGCCGCGGCCTACGGAGGCGGAGCGGTATCAGGCTAA
- a CDS encoding KEOPS complex subunit Pcc1 translates to MHYEAQILFEDTGEIYEALRVEAVREIPRTRVEIKHRENEVELRIFADDAHALRAALNSYLRWIGLAKDVMEVIENG, encoded by the coding sequence GTGCACTACGAGGCCCAAATCCTATTTGAAGATACGGGCGAGATATACGAGGCGCTGAGGGTAGAGGCTGTAAGGGAGATACCGCGAACTAGGGTTGAAATAAAGCATAGGGAAAACGAGGTTGAACTTCGGATATTTGCGGATGATGCCCATGCCCTCAGGGCAGCGTTGAACTCCTATTTGAGATGGATTGGGCTTGCAAAGGATGTTATGGAGGTGATTGAAAATGGTTGA
- a CDS encoding DMT family transporter — MLALLGELAALSAAFTWSVSSTIFTTVGKRIGPLNLNALRIAISASLFLFFHFLLYGTPFPQVNSLQILVLSLSGIIGLAVGDLAYFGALIEIGPRRAILVSSMAPIFSLIGGFLMLGEMPSYFALLGIFLVLAGIWIVIIEKREKSMPKNVKLGVLLGTIAALGQGTGVVLSKYGMLFSGASLDPLSTTVIRVLAALPVIWLTVAIWKRPAYMARAFRDRYSLKLVFIGSLIGPFIGLWLSMISIRYADVGIASTLMSMTPIMVIPVVYFAHGERVNFRGILGAMISVVGVALIFLF; from the coding sequence ATGTTGGCCTTGCTCGGAGAGTTGGCAGCACTTTCGGCAGCATTTACCTGGTCCGTATCTTCAACAATATTCACCACTGTTGGAAAGAGAATAGGACCTCTGAATTTGAATGCCCTGAGAATAGCTATAAGTGCATCTCTATTTTTATTTTTTCACTTCTTGCTTTATGGAACACCTTTTCCTCAGGTAAACTCGCTGCAAATTCTAGTGCTCTCCCTGAGCGGAATAATAGGTCTGGCGGTGGGGGACCTTGCGTATTTTGGAGCACTTATTGAGATAGGTCCAAGAAGGGCTATCCTCGTATCCTCCATGGCACCAATATTTTCCCTCATAGGTGGTTTTCTCATGTTGGGAGAAATGCCCTCTTACTTCGCACTTCTGGGCATTTTTCTGGTTCTCGCAGGAATATGGATTGTTATAATTGAAAAAAGGGAGAAAAGTATGCCCAAGAATGTGAAATTGGGGGTTTTGTTGGGTACAATAGCAGCCCTGGGGCAGGGAACAGGGGTGGTTTTATCAAAGTACGGTATGCTATTTTCCGGAGCCTCCTTGGATCCCCTGTCCACCACGGTTATAAGGGTTTTGGCGGCCCTGCCTGTAATATGGCTCACGGTGGCAATATGGAAAAGGCCTGCATATATGGCAAGGGCCTTCCGGGATAGGTACTCTTTAAAATTGGTATTCATTGGCTCTTTGATAGGACCCTTCATAGGGCTCTGGCTATCAATGATATCAATCCGATATGCTGATGTGGGAATTGCATCAACCCTGATGTCCATGACACCCATTATGGTCATTCCAGTTGTTTACTTTGCCCATGGGGAGAGGGTTAATTTCAGAGGAATTCTTGGGGCTATGATCTCTGTGGTTGGAGTTGCACTCATCTTCCTTTTCTGA
- a CDS encoding polyprenyl synthetase family protein has translation MDPKELMGYYKLKVEEHLTEFFREKEGDLEHWSSREACEILREYTLRGGKRIRAILMIVGYKMMGGEMEEDIIRASTALELIQSYLLIHDDIMDESDLRRGKDTVHKIYEKKHLKNGFAGRPVKFGESMAIILGDLADAYAMEILSDSKFPAELKVKAIYKLNEIIEYTGYGQIIDIYSAVMDEFREEDLLLLHKYKTARYTIEGPLALGMILAGAEPDGIEKFAIPVGVAFQLQDDILGLFGNEEELGKPVTSDLAEGKKTLLIIKALESGSSEDRKIIMGALGNPAVTYEQLEKVRDVVRNTGSLDYSRNLAESLVKEAKNALMSMEVKDESMREFLLWLADYMIKRRY, from the coding sequence ATGGATCCAAAGGAACTTATGGGGTATTATAAACTGAAGGTTGAAGAGCACCTTACCGAATTTTTCCGGGAAAAGGAGGGAGACCTGGAGCACTGGAGTTCTCGTGAAGCCTGCGAAATTCTCCGGGAGTACACCCTTCGTGGAGGAAAAAGGATACGTGCAATTCTTATGATCGTTGGATATAAGATGATGGGTGGCGAGATGGAGGAGGATATAATAAGGGCATCCACCGCCCTTGAATTGATCCAGAGTTATTTGCTAATTCACGACGACATAATGGATGAAAGTGATCTGCGCAGAGGTAAGGATACTGTTCATAAAATATACGAGAAGAAGCATCTCAAAAACGGGTTTGCAGGCAGACCTGTCAAGTTTGGGGAGAGCATGGCCATAATCCTCGGTGATCTGGCAGATGCCTACGCAATGGAGATTTTATCAGATTCAAAATTCCCTGCCGAGTTAAAGGTAAAGGCGATTTATAAACTCAACGAGATCATAGAGTACACAGGCTACGGACAGATAATCGATATTTACTCCGCTGTGATGGACGAGTTCAGGGAGGAAGATCTACTCCTTCTCCATAAATACAAGACGGCGAGATACACCATTGAAGGGCCCCTTGCTTTGGGTATGATTCTTGCAGGTGCTGAGCCAGATGGTATTGAGAAATTTGCCATACCTGTGGGTGTGGCCTTTCAATTACAGGATGATATTCTGGGGCTATTTGGCAACGAGGAAGAACTTGGAAAGCCCGTCACCAGCGATCTCGCAGAAGGAAAGAAAACATTGCTCATAATAAAGGCCTTGGAGAGTGGAAGCAGCGAGGATAGAAAGATAATAATGGGTGCATTGGGAAATCCTGCGGTTACCTATGAACAGCTTGAGAAGGTGAGGGATGTTGTTAGGAATACGGGATCCCTCGATTATTCCAGAAATCTTGCAGAAAGCCTTGTTAAAGAGGCAAAAAATGCTCTTATGAGCATGGAAGTGAAGGATGAGAGCATGCGTGAGTTCCTTCTCTGGCTCGCGGACTATATGATAAAGAGAAGATATTAA
- a CDS encoding 50S ribosomal protein L15e, whose product MYQLPKRRAVNMYGYVKNAWKEHKKTYIRDIQWQRMVQWRREGAIVRVDRPTRIDRARELGYRAKQGFIVVRVRVRRGNLQRRRIKAGRRPKRRGINRIPMRKSTQRIGEERVARKYPNMEVLNSYYVGEDGKHHYYEVILVDTHHPAICNDPKIGWICSKKHKGRAFRGLTSAGKKGRGLRNKGMGAEKVRPSRRANL is encoded by the coding sequence ATGTATCAACTTCCGAAAAGAAGAGCCGTTAATATGTATGGATATGTGAAAAACGCCTGGAAGGAGCATAAGAAAACATACATTCGTGATATTCAGTGGCAGAGGATGGTTCAGTGGAGAAGAGAGGGGGCAATTGTTCGTGTTGATAGACCAACGCGCATAGATCGGGCCAGAGAACTGGGTTACAGGGCCAAGCAGGGATTCATAGTTGTGCGAGTTCGTGTGCGTCGTGGAAATCTTCAAAGACGCAGAATAAAGGCAGGAAGAAGACCAAAGAGAAGGGGTATAAACCGCATACCCATGCGCAAAAGTACCCAGAGAATAGGAGAGGAAAGGGTTGCTAGGAAATACCCCAACATGGAGGTGCTGAATTCCTATTATGTGGGTGAGGATGGAAAGCACCATTATTACGAGGTCATTCTTGTTGACACCCATCATCCTGCCATATGCAATGATCCAAAGATCGGATGGATATGCAGCAAGAAGCACAAGGGTCGTGCATTTAGAGGACTCACAAGTGCGGGTAAGAAGGGCAGAGGATTGAGAAACAAGGGCATGGGTGCGGAGAAGGTAAGGCCTTCAAGAAGGGCAAATCTATAA
- a CDS encoding permease has protein sequence MNLVFMLYREIHYRIVQRNPILANNPARYRQALKNALSVKRGLGIQFANYFFLGLFGAMGIAFTTDRALISTFSVFLSVIPFVFALYITSIQGSNVVYMGVFEPLKILPVKMGSRLLSAYLLLEVSPSFAIVIPTAGIIIWKYPLAGILSLFWFMVGIFMGHVFGLIILTFFGLKVRQSAGRKEMIANIIRAIFFFLFIGMFYAFVYMQNYVRQHAGEWAGVIGKYSLIYPFSVGTIFNPIYSAALLAIYGAILLILYYALLGSVWKRIMEPNVISGSVEKREYRVVRIGTVHALLLKDFKLLIRRTALLAGFLIIVYIVFPQLFIALSTGRFPVDVAVPLLFTVGVLAATGVDAVLKIDVNSLDFLRTLPLRKRDFLMSKIIAMCIVPWALGFVMLFLAIYYNGVGALILLPYPIMLPFISSSVSMLYYFHYRGEDIGIPDLRWGDMLLLLLLISLAVAPAAILVIFHMYILSEVILLLESLLFIYFLRK, from the coding sequence ATGAACCTTGTATTTATGCTCTACAGGGAAATTCACTATCGCATTGTTCAGAGGAATCCCATACTTGCCAACAATCCCGCAAGGTACAGGCAGGCTCTGAAAAATGCACTTAGCGTAAAGCGTGGACTTGGAATTCAATTTGCCAATTACTTTTTCCTCGGACTATTTGGGGCCATGGGAATTGCATTTACCACCGATAGGGCTCTTATTTCCACATTCTCCGTATTTCTTTCCGTTATACCCTTTGTTTTTGCCCTGTACATCACATCCATTCAGGGCTCAAATGTTGTGTATATGGGAGTATTTGAACCGTTGAAGATTCTGCCCGTAAAGATGGGCTCAAGGCTTCTAAGCGCCTACCTTCTACTTGAGGTATCGCCCTCCTTTGCCATAGTTATACCAACCGCGGGCATCATAATTTGGAAATATCCCCTTGCAGGAATCCTCTCTCTGTTTTGGTTCATGGTGGGCATATTTATGGGCCATGTCTTCGGGTTGATAATTCTCACATTCTTCGGCCTGAAGGTCAGGCAGAGCGCCGGAAGGAAGGAGATGATAGCAAATATAATTCGGGCAATATTCTTTTTTCTTTTTATTGGAATGTTCTACGCCTTCGTTTATATGCAGAATTATGTCAGGCAGCATGCTGGAGAGTGGGCAGGGGTGATAGGCAAATATTCTTTGATTTACCCATTCTCAGTGGGCACAATTTTCAATCCTATTTACTCTGCAGCTCTCCTTGCCATATACGGGGCCATTCTCCTAATTCTCTATTATGCTCTTCTTGGGAGCGTATGGAAAAGGATAATGGAACCAAATGTGATATCTGGCTCTGTGGAAAAAAGGGAGTACAGGGTTGTGAGAATTGGCACTGTGCATGCACTTCTCCTCAAGGATTTCAAGCTCCTGATAAGAAGAACCGCCCTTTTGGCAGGATTCCTGATAATAGTTTACATAGTTTTTCCACAGCTCTTCATCGCTCTAAGTACGGGAAGATTTCCAGTTGATGTGGCTGTGCCCCTCCTGTTCACCGTTGGAGTTCTGGCGGCTACCGGCGTTGATGCGGTTTTGAAAATTGATGTTAATTCCCTCGATTTCCTCAGAACCCTACCTCTCAGAAAGAGAGATTTCCTCATGTCCAAGATCATTGCCATGTGCATAGTGCCATGGGCCCTTGGATTCGTTATGCTCTTCCTGGCAATTTACTACAATGGTGTAGGTGCTTTAATTCTCCTCCCCTATCCAATAATGCTTCCATTCATTTCTTCCTCAGTATCCATGCTCTACTATTTCCACTACAGGGGAGAGGATATAGGCATTCCAGATTTGAGATGGGGAGATATGCTTCTGCTTCTTCTCCTCATATCCCTTGCAGTTGCCCCAGCTGCCATACTTGTGATCTTCCACATGTACATCCTCAGCGAAGTTATTTTGCTCTTGGAGTCCCTTCTCTTCATCTATTTCCTGCGTAAATGA